acccCCTGTTAATTCAATAGGACCAGACATTCTTTTTgatacattatttatttcattgtCTAGTTTGTAAcgaattttattatcttctTCATTCTTTTCTGTTTTTATCTCATCAATATTGTTACTACTATTTATATGTCTAATAACTTCTTCAAAGTcttttgtaataataattttattatttattaatactcGAAAAGAACAATCACTATTGACtataaatgtgtatatCCCACTAGTTGGTGCTAATAAATATCCTTCATATCGAATCGAATATTTATAAGgagataataaattttcatatggtgatttattattatatataaaatttatattttttattatttttgaaattatTGGTACTCCTTCAAAAAAtgcattattaaaatataaaacttttAATCCATCTGtaattaattcattttcatatCCTTTTACATTTTCACATATTTCATCAgattcttttaaattttctttttctttttttatatcttcatctagctttttaataatttttttactattttctAACTCATTAGAATTAtattctattttatttatagaatCAGAAGCTTTGCTTATCCAATcatctattttattaatccttgaatttattaattcatGTTTACTACcacataatatatcatatttatgtgTCATACTATTTACTCGTAATTTTAAACTATTTAATCTATCATTCAATCTATCTGCTTCTAATGATTTACCTTCAAACATCCTCTTTGCATCTACTCTTATTCTGTCGTAGTTTATTGCATCTGCGCAGTAGTCCCAGTCCCTCTCGCCTTTCCCAAGCAGCTGCACTTCGACGTAGCACCATTCCTTTCCTGAAAAATAAGAAGAGGAACAAACATGTAGTCAAAAAGCTAGATGagtaaacaaaatatagtaGGGCAAACGAATGTGACGTACCGGTGGTCCCATCGGGGGATGTCGCATTTGCGCAGTCGGTGTAAGTTTGATCGTCGTGTAAAAATGCAGCAGCACAAAGTCTGCCATCCAATGTTTTTCTATGCTGCTGTCTAAACTctgttattttttctaacgAATTTCCTTGTTCTTTTGAACATACTAAAATGGATGTAACCaccaaaaaaatgaatattatgCAACTCCACTTTTTCATAACgtcttatttaaaattgaatgaaaaatgtttggaagtaaacaaattaatattataaatataaatacaataaaaaatataacaaatataaataaataaaatacaaataaaaatatatctctATAATTTTCTCTTTTGGAAATATAACTCTCATTCATATTACATatactataaaaataaatacacaCACAAATATGTCaactattatataataaacataatttttatattatatattcttaatcttttttttatactattaatcaaaaaaatatcataaaacataaacttaaaaatgttctataattacatttttttaaatgtgtcttacaattaaaatataattggaCAATAACTTTTCAATACTCTTAATCAAAATAcaataacaaataaaaataacctATTTTcaagtaataatatttataagttACGATATTGTAACAACATTTGAAAgattcaaattattttacatagACAAGAAACAAGTTTAttgctaaaaaaaattgaataaCCTCATTCAATCTCTTATATTGTATATCCTTAAATTGTGTTTCCTTTTTAATACTATAATACCCTTGTTTTAGCtagttatatttattatttttgtctatacacacacatataaCTTATCTATAACAACATACTGTATATACAGATACTCAAATAGTATATACTTGTTTACTTACATTCTATATTTagtaaatacaaaatttcattttatttattttattctatatttatctaATAAATCAGAAAACGATCAGAATATTTTTGTCCCCCCTCCCAATGAgacttaataaaaaaaatttatcattcagttcattatttagtcaaaattttaatttaaaaggattataaaaaatgtgttaatttgttttttttcctctttaattcaaatgaagtcaataaaaaaaaaaaaacatataactTTTAAAATGGACATAtgcacacaaaaaaaaaacatgtataacattacaaaaaagaaaatatacttaattttgtaaatgcTTTAAAGACAgtaaataacaataaaaaaaatatatcttatGCGGATTTGTTACGAACATGTATAGatacatattaattttttaaaacattgcAAATATAGTAAAGGATAAAACGAATGtgataatatatgatataaatttcTCATGTGTGCctcaacattttttatttcctttttatacaaatatgttgggaaatatatacaaatacaTGCATTggattaattatttaattactCATTCATAATAATAGAATGTCATAGTAATCGAATTTTATgtggtaaaaaaaaacaaatttacaTACTATCTCTAGGGCATTCTTgatcaaaattaaaaacggTTTTAACTTGTCCTTCGTCATAATATTTAGTAACTTCATATGGTTTGAATTGTTCTTCAAAGTCAGTACATTCACATGGATCTACTCTAGTAATAAATGCATTACTCCATTCTGAGTTAGCTTCACCCTTTACTCTTCTTCTAAATACTTTAGGAGAAGTTTTAATAGGTATACATTGGAAAGCATTGTTATAAGCAAATAAAGCATTTGAAACAGCTAAAACACCTGGGTCAATTCCATTTTGCATTTCAGGTCCATACTCATTACCATTTACACATATTAATGGTTGGTTCATAGCATTTGAATTAGAACTTTCTAATAATCTATATTGGTTATCTTGATATTGTTGGCaattatcatcattataatattgtGGGTGATTTTCATAACCCTCAGAATTCATACCtgtattatcatatatattttcgtGTGACATactcatttttaaattatttgatgCTTCATAAAAGTTTGAAGAATTTTTTGTACACTTCAAATTTGTGTTGACGTAAATTTGCTTGGAAGGAAAAATTATACTGTtataagataaaaaatCTATATCCTTAAtagtttcttttttttcaaaactaTATCTTTTTCT
This genomic stretch from Plasmodium vinckei vinckei genome assembly, chromosome: PVVCY_02 harbors:
- a CDS encoding photosensitized INA-labeled protein PHIL1, putative is translated as MKILFSTSRKRYSFEKKETIKDIDFLSYNSIIFPSKQIYVNTNLKCTKNSSNFYEASNNLKMSMSHENIYDNTGMNSEGYENHPQYYNDDNCQQYQDNQYRLLESSNSNAMNQPLICVNGNEYGPEMQNGIDPGVLAVSNALFAYNNAFQCIPIKTSPKVFRRRVKGEANSEWSNAFITRVDPCECTDFEEQFKPYEVTKYYDEGQVKTVFNFDQECPRDSM